A genomic region of Zalophus californianus isolate mZalCal1 chromosome 1, mZalCal1.pri.v2, whole genome shotgun sequence contains the following coding sequences:
- the LOC118357137 gene encoding keratin-associated protein 21-1-like: MCCNYGNSCGYGYGCGYGCGCGPYSGCGYGTGCGCGYGSGCGCGYGSGCGCGYGSGWGCGRLSCCGCGYGCGSGYCGYRPFCYRRCYSSCC, translated from the coding sequence ATGTGTTGCAACTACGGGAACTCCTGTGGCTATGGCTACGGATGCGGCTATGGCTGTGGATGTGGCCCCTATTCTGGCTGTGGTTATGGAACTGGCTGTGGCTGTGGCTATGGCTCAGGCTGTGGCTGTGGCTATGGCTCAGGCTGTGGCTGTGGCTATGGCTCAGGATGGGGCTGTGGAAGACTCTCCTGCTGTGGGTGTGGATATGGCTGTGGCTCTGGCTACTGTGGCTACCGGCCATTTTGCTACAGAAGGTGTTACTCTTCTTGCTGCTAG